A window from Theropithecus gelada isolate Dixy chromosome 1, Tgel_1.0, whole genome shotgun sequence encodes these proteins:
- the LOC112613903 gene encoding LOW QUALITY PROTEIN: olfactory receptor 10J1-like (The sequence of the model RefSeq protein was modified relative to this genomic sequence to represent the inferred CDS: inserted 1 base in 1 codon), translating to MKKENHSLVRVFIFQGFSSFREHKLTLFVVFLTLYIFTLAGNVIIVSIISTDHHLHTPMYFFLGMLSGPETVYTLVIIPRMLFNLIGLSQPISLAGCATQMFFFXTLAINNCFLLTAMGYDCYVAICSPLRYSVVMSKSVCMQLVWEACSIGLIVAMTHLSAVFRLPFCIPKVLHFFCVIRPVMKLSCIDTTVNEILTMTISVLVILIPKGLVFISYILMISTILKTASSEGRKKDFATCASHITVVIVHYSCASIAYFKLNSENTRDQDQLISVTYTVITPLLNPVVYTLRNKEVKDALCRAIGQKLS from the exons ATGAAGAAAGAGAATCATTCTTTGGTGAGGGTGTTTATTTTTCAAGGTTTCTCCAGCTTCCGTGAGCACAAGCTCACCCTCTTTGTTGTGTTTCTTACATTGTACATATTCACCCTGGCAGGCAATGTTATTATTGTGAGTATCATTAGTACTGATCATCACCTCCACACCCCTATGTACTTCTTCCTCGGCATGCTGTCAGGTCCAGAGACTGTCTACACCCTTGTCATTATACCAAGGATGCTCTTTAACCTCATAGGCCTGAGTCAGCCCATTTCTTTGGCAGGTTGTGCCActcaaatgtttttct ttactttgGCTATCAACAACTGCTTCCTGCTCACAGCAATGGGGTATGACTGCTATGTGGCCATCTGCAGCCCCTTGAGGTACTCAGTCGTCATGAGCAAGAGCGTGTGTATGCAGCTGGTGTGGGAGGCCTGCAGCATTGGCCTAATTGTAGCAATGACACACCTGTCAGCTGTATTCAGGCTGCCTTTCTGTATTCCAAAGGTGCTCCACTTCTTCTGTGTCATCCGACCTGTGATGAAGCTCTCCTGCATTGACACCACAGTCAATGAAATCCTGACTATGACCATCAGTGTGCTGGTGATCCTGATTCCCAAGGGCTTGGTTTTCATCTCTTACATCCTCATGATTTCTACCATCCTCAAGACTGCATCttctgaaggcaggaaaaaggACTTTGCCACCTGTGCTTCTCATATTACTGTAGTTATTGTCCACTACAGCTGTGCCTCCATTGCCTACTTCAAGCTCAACTCAGAAAACACTAGAGATCAGGATCAGCTGATATCAGTGACCTACACTGTCATTACCCCCCTACTGAACCCTGTGGTGTACACTCTGAGGAACAAAGAGGTCAAAGACGCTCTGTGCAGAGCAATAGGTCAAAAACTCTCCTAA